The following proteins are co-located in the Penaeus monodon isolate SGIC_2016 chromosome 10, NSTDA_Pmon_1, whole genome shotgun sequence genome:
- the LOC119577480 gene encoding ras-like protein family member 11B: MTSNAIRGIRRKKSSLSEVKIAVLGGPGVGKSALIVRFLTKRYIGEYDHQAGKSQLRIHLYSRGVLMYSVYVKVMC, encoded by the exons ATGACGAGCAACGCCATCAGAGGGATCCGGAGGAAGAAGTCCTCGCTCTCCGAGGTGAAGATCGCGGTGCTGGGCGGCCCCGGGGTGGGCAAGAGCG CGCTCATCGTGCGGTTCCTCACCAAGAGATATATTGGGGAATATGATCATCAGGCAGGTAAGTCACAGCTCCGAATTCATTTGTATTCAAGGGGCGTGTTGATGTATTCAGTATATGTAAAGGTAATGTGTTAA